The following coding sequences lie in one Capsicum annuum cultivar UCD-10X-F1 chromosome 5, UCD10Xv1.1, whole genome shotgun sequence genomic window:
- the LOC107871233 gene encoding pto-interacting protein 1, with protein MGCFGCCDDDDMQKTADHGPFMANNAAGYNAGQRATESAQKEMQTVTIQPIAVPSIAVDELKDITDNFGTKALIGEGSYGRVYHGVLKSGRAAAIKKLDSSKQPDREFLAQVSMVSRLKHENVVELLGYCVDGGLRVLAYEYAPNGSLHDILHGRKGVKGAQPGPVLSWAQRVKIAVGAAKGLEYLHEKAQPHIIHRDIKSSNVLLFDDDVAKIADFDLSNQAPDMAARLHSTRVLGTFGYHAPEYAMTGQLSSKSDVYSFGVVLLELLTGRKPVDHTLPRGQQSLVTWATPRLSEDKVKQCVDARLGTDYPPKAVAKMAAVAALCVQYEADFRPNMSIVVKALQPLLHARPAPSETSTL; from the exons ATGGGCTGCTTTGGTTGTTGTGACGATGATGACATGCAAAAAACTGCTGATCACGGTCCATTCATGGCCAACAATGCAGCAG GCTACAATGCAGGGCAGCGTGCTACAGAAAGCGCGCAAAAGGAGATGCAGACTGTTACCATTCAGCCCATTGCTGTTCCTTCTATAGCTGTTGATGAGTTAAAAGACATCACAGACAATTTTGGTACGAAAGCCTTGATAGGCGAGGGATCATATGGAAGGGTTTACCATGGTGTCTTGAAAAGTGGGCGGGCTGCAGCCATTAAAAAGTTAGACTCGAGTAAGCAGCCTGATCGAGAATTTTTAGCGCAG GTTTCCATGGTATCAAGATTAAAACATGAAAATGTGGTTGAGTTACTCGGTTATTGTGTGGACGGTGGTCTTCGTGTCCTGGCTTATGAGTATGCCCCAAATGGATCTCTCCATGACATTCTTCACG GAAGAAAAGGCGTGAAAGGTGCACAGCCAGGTCCAGTTTTATCATGGGCCCAACGGGTTAAAATTGCTGTTGGAGCTGCAAAAGGGCTAGAATACTTGCATGAAAAAGCACAGCCACATATCATCCATCGTGATATTAAATCCAGCAATGTTTTACTCTTTGATGATGATGTTGCTAAGATTGCGGATTTTGATTTATCGAATCAAGCACCTGATATGGCAGCACGTCTTCACTCTACACGTGTTCTTGGAACCTTCGGTTATCATGCTCCCGA ATATGCAATGACTGGTCAGCTGAGTTCAAAGAGTGATGTTTACAGCTTTGGTGTTGTACTCCTTGAACTACTCACTGGCCGTAAACCTGTTGATCATACATTACCACGTGGCCAACAGAGTCTTGTGACATGG GCAACACCAAGACTTAGTGAAGATAAAGTGAAGCAATGTGTTGACGCTAGACTCGGTACTGATTACCCTCCTAAGGCCGTTGCAAAG ATGGCTGCAGTTGCTGCTTTGTGTGTGCAATACGAAGCTGATTTTCGACCAAATATGAGCATTGTGGTAAAAGCTCTTCAACCCCTTCTGCACGCTCGACCTGCACCGAGTGAAACGTCAACCTTGTGA
- the LOC107871234 gene encoding rRNA-processing protein fcf2, which translates to MPENKPVIGLSWEPKIPQLSIGTKKSSNELPGTSAVYKPSSELIDGLFVPPNDPKKVNKLIRKQVKDSAGKNWFDMPAPTITPELKTDLQLLKLRDAMDPKRHYKKSGSKSKTLPKYFQVGTIIEPASEYYSGRLTKKERKATLTEELLSDRKLGEYRKRKVREIEERNRPGGVDKWKNRGPQSRKRAKQRRH; encoded by the exons ATGCCTGAAAACAAGCCTGTAATTGGGCTTTCATGGGAACCAAAGATACCTCAATTGTCAATTGGGACCAAAAAGAGCTCCAATGAGTTGCCTGGGACCAGTGCAGTATACAAACCTAGTTCAGAGCTCATTGACGGCTTATTTGTTCCGCCTAATGATCCCAAAAAGGTGAACAAGTTAATACGAAAACAAGTCAAGGATTCAGCTGGCAAAAATTG gTTCGATATGCCTGCCCCAACGATTACTCCGGAGCTGAAAACGGATCTCCAGCTATTAAAG TTAAGGGATGCCATGGATCCGAAAAGGCATTACAAGAAGAGTGGCTCAAAGTCAAAAACATTACCCAAGTATTTCCAG GTTGGTACAATAATAGAGCCGGCATCTGAATACTACTCCGGTAGACTGACTAAGAAGGAGAGAAAGGCAACGCTTACCGAGGAGCTACTTTCTGATCGTAAACTTGGGGAATACAG GAAACGCAAAGTTCGCGAGATTGAAGAACGTAATCGGCCAGGTGGAGTTGACAAGTGGAAGAATAGAGGTCCACAGTCTAGGAAGCGCGCAAAGCAAAGAAGGCATTGA